From Xylanibacter oryzae DSM 17970, a single genomic window includes:
- a CDS encoding hybrid sensor histidine kinase/response regulator transcription factor, with protein MRKRITILLIFFFARIYIYSANGYFKILDNTQGLPDNTINCISQDKHGFIWIGTFGGLCRYDGLSLSVFKKNPNDIFSIINDNVHKILPVNTGLYLATDKGLDFYSFRDGLFHQCSVTYKGHISLIKSRLNSIIYNKGNILAADENGILYIKKGPAENCQFERVNSHNKIYVISNSKNQNLVAIGHNKLFILSSDARQVYCSYVKNIDITYNLNLKYSKNTDLVYFGNGIGHKGLAFKIINQKLELANDYVPDNLMDVIDYKNKTVFAVDGGGIIIKDSKKIIKYIPENSNISGDAAYSLFADNNNKLWIGTYRFGVNVYSEKQSKFEMLDKANHSITYDIVTAVLADKENIFIGLDGGGLNIYNVISKKTKSFTTFNSNIAGNNVLSILKDKDDIWMAIYTKGLARYSIKKSCFKLYSMPSFGLGDENNVWTMCDDGFGNIWIGGPNMCVFNKKTEKLQLIKSLIGVNCSSVQRKGNYIYIGSNHNGIYIIDRRNMKIFRHYTSNSGKVRLPGNGIRYMYVDSHNTIWISMAYYGLYSIDLNTNKTIKHDYNEGLTNSNVVSIAEDKNGLLWMGTLNGLFRYDRKAHTFARFDIDESISSIFTYNASLFDGHTMFFGSTKGLVSFNPTIIRYRQCYNNVSITSLELLNNDKKIFNLYGGYIKDIKLDYEQNFFTIHFSVPELDAPNRIHFSCYLKGLETGWRELSGAREVSYTNVPPGKYDFYVRCTDSNGNWLKPTVFHIIISPPWWKTTLASIIWVLLILIILFSALKFYLYELEIKHNMRINEIEKDTMKKLNDAKMTFYTNIIHELRTPVFLISAQIEELLDIKKSIVSVPSSYLYAMYRSSAKLNKLISRIIDFRKVDSDKLKLALQRMNVVAFCENLIEDFTNLCEQKNISFNFICDKSDIELDFDTEKLEMIISNLVSNAFKYTKEGGYVTLTIEEQDDEVLFSIKDDGIGILEKMRDTIFESFFRSERAEKQSTGDGIGLSVVKSFVELHGGSINVDSNVGKGSNFIFSIPKNINEKYIKQDLMPFEIEDNIKPKPILPQLPENPMATHTILIIDDEQQTVDLLERNLISDFKVYKAYDGIEGLKQAEKVLPDIIICDIMMPNMDGLQFLTKLKSDKKLSNIKVLIFTAKTSEEDMLTAFDNGADAYITKPISLKVLRKRIDHLIEQTDNAKLTNAITEKDNSYTKEEQIFLLKCREIIDDNINNDDFNIDFLADKLAMSHSSLYKKIKQMTGMSLIEFINDYKIYKSVQLFKQGLTNIESVCEKCGFKDVKNFREMFKRKMKITPKQYVQSL; from the coding sequence ATGAGAAAACGTATAACGATATTATTGATATTTTTTTTTGCCAGAATTTATATATATAGTGCAAATGGGTATTTCAAGATTCTAGATAATACTCAAGGATTACCTGATAATACAATTAATTGTATATCTCAAGATAAACATGGATTTATATGGATTGGCACCTTTGGGGGATTATGCCGTTATGATGGTTTGTCATTAAGTGTATTTAAAAAAAATCCGAATGATATTTTTTCAATAATAAACGACAATGTACACAAAATATTGCCTGTTAATACGGGATTATATTTAGCAACAGACAAAGGTTTGGACTTTTATTCTTTTAGAGATGGACTTTTTCATCAATGTAGTGTAACATATAAAGGTCATATATCATTGATTAAATCAAGATTGAACTCTATTATTTATAACAAAGGCAATATTCTCGCTGCAGATGAGAATGGTATATTATATATAAAGAAAGGACCTGCTGAAAATTGTCAATTCGAAAGAGTTAACAGCCATAATAAAATATATGTAATTAGCAATTCTAAAAATCAAAATTTGGTTGCTATAGGTCATAATAAATTGTTTATATTGTCTTCTGATGCAAGACAAGTTTATTGTAGTTATGTAAAAAATATAGATATAACGTATAATCTTAATCTGAAATATAGTAAAAATACCGATCTGGTATACTTCGGAAATGGGATTGGACATAAGGGACTGGCATTTAAAATAATAAATCAGAAGTTGGAATTAGCTAATGATTATGTTCCTGACAATTTAATGGATGTTATAGACTATAAAAATAAGACAGTCTTTGCCGTAGATGGTGGAGGTATTATAATTAAAGACAGTAAAAAAATAATTAAATATATACCAGAAAATAGTAATATAAGTGGGGATGCTGCTTATTCCCTGTTTGCTGATAATAATAATAAACTATGGATTGGAACTTATAGATTTGGAGTAAATGTTTATTCTGAGAAACAATCTAAGTTTGAGATGCTAGATAAGGCCAACCATAGTATTACGTATGATATAGTAACAGCTGTCTTGGCCGACAAAGAGAATATCTTTATAGGTCTTGATGGAGGCGGACTTAATATTTATAATGTAATATCTAAGAAAACGAAGAGCTTTACAACATTTAATAGCAATATCGCCGGTAATAATGTTTTATCTATATTAAAGGATAAAGATGATATATGGATGGCAATATATACGAAAGGACTTGCTAGGTATTCTATTAAGAAATCTTGCTTCAAATTATATTCTATGCCATCTTTTGGTTTAGGTGATGAAAATAATGTTTGGACAATGTGTGATGACGGATTTGGCAACATATGGATTGGAGGTCCTAATATGTGTGTGTTTAATAAAAAAACAGAAAAGCTACAATTAATCAAGTCTTTGATAGGAGTTAATTGCTCTTCTGTACAAAGGAAAGGCAATTATATATATATAGGCTCAAATCATAATGGCATATATATTATTGACAGGCGTAATATGAAAATATTTAGGCATTATACTTCAAATTCAGGAAAAGTCCGTCTGCCGGGTAATGGCATACGATATATGTATGTAGATTCGCATAATACAATTTGGATATCAATGGCTTATTATGGATTATATTCAATAGATCTTAATACTAATAAGACAATTAAGCATGATTATAATGAAGGGTTGACAAACTCTAATGTTGTGTCCATTGCGGAAGATAAAAATGGACTATTATGGATGGGTACACTTAATGGCCTTTTTCGTTATGATCGAAAAGCACATACATTTGCCAGATTTGATATAGATGAGAGCATTTCATCTATATTTACATATAATGCAAGTTTGTTTGATGGGCATACAATGTTTTTTGGAAGTACAAAGGGACTAGTTTCTTTTAATCCTACTATTATTCGTTATAGACAATGCTACAATAATGTTAGTATAACGTCTTTAGAACTATTGAATAATGATAAGAAAATCTTTAATCTGTATGGCGGTTATATAAAAGATATCAAACTAGACTATGAACAGAATTTTTTTACAATTCATTTTTCAGTACCGGAGCTTGATGCACCTAACCGGATACATTTTTCATGTTATCTTAAGGGATTAGAAACTGGCTGGCGTGAACTGTCTGGAGCACGAGAAGTATCTTATACTAATGTTCCACCAGGTAAATATGACTTTTATGTGAGATGCACAGACAGCAATGGGAATTGGCTTAAACCAACAGTCTTTCATATCATAATTTCCCCTCCCTGGTGGAAAACCACTTTGGCTAGTATAATTTGGGTATTATTGATACTTATTATATTGTTTTCTGCGCTTAAGTTCTATTTATACGAATTGGAAATTAAGCATAATATGCGCATTAATGAAATAGAAAAAGATACGATGAAAAAACTTAATGATGCTAAGATGACTTTCTATACTAATATCATACACGAATTGCGTACGCCTGTTTTTCTTATATCTGCTCAGATTGAAGAACTTTTGGACATAAAGAAGTCAATTGTGAGTGTACCGTCATCGTATTTATATGCTATGTACAGAAGTTCTGCTAAGTTGAATAAATTGATAAGTCGTATTATTGATTTTCGCAAGGTAGACTCTGATAAACTAAAACTAGCTTTACAGCGTATGAATGTTGTGGCATTTTGTGAGAATTTGATAGAAGACTTTACTAACCTTTGTGAACAGAAAAATATATCATTTAATTTCATATGCGATAAGTCTGACATAGAATTAGACTTTGATACAGAAAAACTGGAAATGATAATCTCAAACTTAGTTTCGAATGCATTCAAGTATACAAAAGAAGGTGGTTATGTAACATTAACAATAGAAGAACAAGATGATGAAGTTCTTTTCTCCATAAAAGATGATGGTATCGGTATTTTAGAAAAAATGCGTGATACAATATTTGAAAGTTTCTTTCGGTCAGAACGGGCAGAAAAACAAAGCACAGGTGATGGTATAGGATTGTCTGTAGTAAAGAGTTTTGTGGAATTGCATGGAGGTTCTATTAATGTAGACAGTAATGTTGGAAAAGGTTCTAACTTTATATTTTCAATTCCTAAGAATATAAATGAAAAATATATAAAACAAGATTTAATGCCATTCGAGATCGAAGATAATATTAAACCAAAGCCTATTCTACCACAATTGCCAGAGAACCCTATGGCCACTCACACTATTCTTATTATTGATGATGAACAGCAAACCGTTGATTTATTAGAACGTAATCTGATATCTGATTTCAAAGTTTATAAGGCTTATGATGGTATAGAGGGATTAAAACAAGCTGAGAAAGTTTTGCCAGACATAATCATTTGTGATATAATGATGCCTAATATGGATGGACTTCAGTTTTTGACTAAATTAAAATCTGATAAGAAACTATCCAATATTAAAGTACTAATATTTACTGCAAAGACATCTGAAGAAGATATGCTTACTGCTTTTGATAACGGTGCAGATGCTTATATCACAAAACCTATATCCCTTAAGGTATTGAGAAAGAGAATAGATCATTTGATAGAACAGACGGATAATGCCAAACTTACTAATGCAATAACCGAAAAGGATAACAGCTATACAAAAGAGGAACAAATTTTTCTTTTGAAATGTCGTGAGATAATAGATGATAATATTAATAATGATGATTTCAATATTGATTTTCTTGCAGACAAATTGGCTATGAGCCATTCCTCACTTTATAAGAAGATAAAGCAGATGACAGGTATGTCACTTATTGAATTTATTAATGATTATAAAATATACAAGTCTGTACAATTATTTAAACAAGGCTTGACTAATATTGAGTCTGTCTGTGAAAAGTGCGGATTTAAAGATGTGAAGAATTTCCGTGAAATGTTTAAACGGAAAATGAAAATAACACCTAAACAATACGTGCAAAGCCTATAA
- a CDS encoding glycoside hydrolase family 2 TIM barrel-domain containing protein, with product MKKLLLISAVIGLQSFAYSAFATNVAANPTFTEWHDLQVNEVNRFPLHSNFFAYESENDAIKGNYKSSGNYFGLDGSWKFKWVAAADQRPTDFYKTDYNDADWGTMPIPGIWSLNGYGDPEYVNVGFAWRGHFKSNPPDVPVKDNQVGSYRRVIELPANWNGRQVIAHFGSVTSSMYLWVNGKYVGYTEDSKVAAEFDITPYLKPGKNIIAFQVFRWCDGSYDEDQDFWRLAGVARECYLYSRNKTVHLNNIRITPDLDANYQNGMLNVSASVAGKANVSLELKDAQGNTVAKKYFMSKSGASALNTQIPVANPKKWTAETPYLYTLITNIKEGDKVVESIPQKVGFRKVEIKGSQLLVNGKPIYIKGADRHEMDPDGGYVVSRERMIQDIKLMKKFNINAVRTSHYPNDPRWYDLCDEYGIYLCAEANQESHGFGYSKEAREMTTPLFAKQVLERNQHNVCMNFNHPSVIIWSLGNETVNGDNFTAAFKWIKSQDLSRPVQFEQAWKLGNTDIYCPMYLSQEGCEKYAQSNDPIDQKPLIQCEYSHAMANSCGGFKEYWDLVRKYPKYQGGFIWDFVDQGLHAKDAQGKSIYKYGGDYNNYDPSDNNFNCNGLVNPDRIPNPELYEVGYFYQNIWTTPIDLNKGILKVYNENFFKDLSAYKLVWTLMSDGKAVQNGEIENLDIAPHESREYTLPYNMESVQGQSELLLNIDYKLKNPEPLMDAGQVVAHQQIVLRPYVANANIMSGKQTNGKMKLTDDNDKIALNGNQLNIEFSKKDGYLKRYDVNGQPMLGEEGSLIPNFWRAVTDNDMGAGLQHQYKVWRNPQINLVSIISKKGKQPLVTAVYDMPEVSAKLTLSYLINADGTINVTEKMTTDSTKKVSDMFRFGMVMQLPKQMDKSTFYGRGPVENYADRKSAQNIGIYTQTADQQFFSYIRPQETGTKSDIRWWKQTSSSDNGFEITSVAPFSASALNYAIKDLDEGDEKHQRHCPEVPVSPYVNLYIDMVQAGVGGIDSWSQNAIALPKYRVHYGDKEFKFIISPICNSLN from the coding sequence ATGAAAAAGTTATTATTAATTTCAGCCGTTATCGGATTGCAGTCTTTCGCGTATTCTGCATTTGCGACAAATGTTGCTGCAAATCCTACGTTTACTGAATGGCATGACTTGCAGGTAAATGAGGTGAATCGCTTTCCTTTGCATTCAAATTTCTTCGCTTATGAATCTGAAAATGATGCTATTAAAGGGAATTACAAATCATCTGGAAACTATTTTGGGCTAGATGGCAGTTGGAAGTTCAAATGGGTTGCTGCCGCAGATCAGCGTCCTACAGATTTCTATAAAACTGATTATAACGATGCTGATTGGGGAACTATGCCTATTCCTGGTATCTGGAGCCTTAATGGTTATGGCGACCCAGAATATGTGAATGTAGGTTTTGCATGGCGTGGACACTTTAAAAGTAATCCACCAGATGTGCCTGTAAAAGACAATCAGGTAGGTAGTTATAGACGTGTTATAGAATTGCCGGCTAATTGGAATGGCCGTCAGGTAATAGCACATTTCGGTTCGGTAACATCTAGTATGTACCTTTGGGTAAATGGAAAATATGTAGGCTATACTGAAGACAGCAAGGTAGCTGCCGAATTTGATATCACACCTTATTTGAAACCAGGAAAGAACATTATAGCATTTCAGGTTTTCCGTTGGTGTGACGGCTCTTATGATGAAGATCAGGACTTTTGGCGTCTTGCAGGTGTAGCACGCGAATGTTATCTATATAGTAGAAATAAAACAGTACATCTTAATAATATACGTATAACTCCAGATCTTGATGCTAATTATCAGAATGGTATGCTTAATGTAAGTGCTTCTGTTGCAGGTAAAGCAAATGTCTCTTTAGAACTGAAAGATGCTCAAGGCAATACTGTAGCAAAGAAATACTTTATGAGCAAAAGTGGAGCTTCTGCACTTAATACTCAGATACCTGTAGCCAATCCCAAAAAATGGACCGCTGAAACCCCTTATCTTTATACACTAATAACTAATATCAAAGAAGGTGATAAAGTAGTAGAGTCTATACCTCAAAAGGTCGGTTTCCGTAAGGTTGAGATAAAAGGTTCTCAGCTGTTGGTTAATGGTAAGCCTATATACATAAAAGGTGCTGACCGTCATGAAATGGATCCTGATGGTGGATATGTAGTATCACGTGAACGTATGATACAGGATATAAAGTTAATGAAAAAGTTTAATATCAATGCAGTACGTACAAGTCATTATCCAAATGATCCAAGGTGGTATGACTTATGTGACGAATATGGTATTTATCTTTGTGCTGAGGCTAATCAAGAATCTCATGGTTTCGGATATAGTAAGGAAGCACGTGAGATGACTACTCCATTGTTTGCAAAACAGGTGTTGGAGCGTAACCAGCATAATGTATGCATGAATTTCAATCATCCTAGTGTTATAATCTGGTCTCTAGGAAATGAAACTGTTAATGGTGATAATTTCACAGCAGCATTTAAATGGATTAAATCACAAGATTTAAGTAGACCTGTACAGTTTGAGCAGGCATGGAAACTTGGAAATACAGATATTTACTGTCCTATGTATCTTAGTCAGGAAGGATGTGAAAAATACGCGCAGAGCAATGATCCGATAGATCAGAAGCCTTTGATACAATGCGAGTATTCTCATGCTATGGCAAACTCATGTGGAGGATTCAAAGAATATTGGGATCTGGTACGTAAATATCCAAAATATCAAGGTGGATTTATCTGGGATTTTGTAGATCAGGGATTGCACGCAAAGGATGCTCAGGGTAAGAGTATCTACAAATATGGTGGTGACTATAATAATTATGATCCGAGTGATAATAACTTTAACTGTAACGGACTTGTTAATCCAGATCGTATACCTAATCCGGAGCTATATGAAGTAGGGTATTTTTATCAGAACATATGGACAACACCGATTGACCTCAATAAGGGTATATTGAAAGTTTATAATGAGAATTTCTTTAAAGACTTGTCTGCCTATAAGTTGGTTTGGACACTTATGTCTGATGGGAAAGCTGTTCAGAATGGCGAAATAGAAAACCTTGATATAGCACCCCATGAAAGTCGTGAATATACATTGCCATATAATATGGAAAGCGTTCAAGGACAATCAGAACTTCTTCTTAATATAGATTATAAGTTGAAAAATCCTGAACCTCTTATGGATGCAGGACAGGTTGTGGCCCATCAGCAGATTGTATTGAGACCTTATGTTGCAAATGCTAATATAATGTCAGGAAAGCAGACTAATGGAAAGATGAAGTTGACTGATGATAACGATAAGATAGCCCTAAACGGCAATCAGCTTAATATAGAATTTAGTAAGAAAGACGGATATCTTAAACGTTACGATGTAAATGGACAGCCTATGTTAGGTGAAGAAGGTTCTTTGATACCTAATTTCTGGCGTGCTGTAACAGATAATGATATGGGCGCAGGATTGCAACATCAATATAAAGTATGGCGTAATCCACAGATAAATCTAGTTTCCATAATATCTAAAAAGGGCAAACAACCTTTAGTAACAGCAGTATATGATATGCCAGAGGTAAGTGCTAAACTTACATTATCTTATTTGATTAATGCTGATGGTACTATCAATGTAACTGAGAAGATGACAACAGACAGCACTAAAAAAGTTTCGGACATGTTCCGTTTTGGAATGGTGATGCAGTTGCCTAAACAGATGGATAAGAGTACCTTCTATGGTCGTGGACCTGTAGAAAATTACGCAGACCGTAAGTCAGCTCAGAACATAGGTATATATACTCAAACTGCAGATCAGCAGTTCTTCTCATATATACGCCCACAAGAGACAGGCACTAAGAGTGATATCCGTTGGTGGAAACAGACATCTTCATCAGACAATGGATTTGAGATAACATCTGTAGCTCCATTTTCAGCATCTGCTTTAAATTATGCTATTAAGGATCTTGATGAAGGAGATGAAAAACATCAGCGTCATTGCCCAGAGGTCCCCGTGTCTCCTTATGTAAATCTGTATATTGATATGGTTCAGGCTGGAGTTGGTGGTATAGACAGTTGGAGTCAGAATGCTATTGCTCTTCCAAAGTATCGTGTACACTATGGTGATAAGGAATTCAAATTCATTATATCACCAATATGTAATTCTCTAAATTAA
- a CDS encoding glycoside hydrolase translates to MKKYLIILITLLSTLYTKADNKIKIYIIETTKSEQTIQHFGASDAWSMRFIGLWPQDQQNKIADWLFSMDYDSTGKPKGIGLSIWRFNLGAGSLEQGDKSQINSNTRTDCFLQSDKSYDWSKQEGQRHFLKLAKDRGVCHFLAFMNSVPVYYTKNGLATNTGRGATANIKDKCYGDVARFVAKSLKGIEQHDGIHFDYLSPVNEPDGSWNWLGPKQEGSPATNREIVRLVKEISKQFVKHNIKTQIIVNESSDLRCLIGIHDTDWQRGNTINTLFSKDSTKTYIGATPNIPNIMAGHSYWTNTPLQYMKDIRSALRDSLRNKGLGYWQTEICIMNNDQEIGGGGGFDFSMKTALYVARIIHHDLVFADAQSWSWWRAVGEDYKDGLIRAYSSDGMKSGSVVDSKLMWALGNYSRFIRPGAIRHDIMAIDSVGKEIPEGYNDVKGIMCSAYLNTDGKWVVVAINYSEQSKPFALSMDNSESIKWKMYRTSDVTSENLTPVDTYDASNCNLIPRSITTFVSE, encoded by the coding sequence ATGAAAAAATATCTGATAATATTGATTACTCTTTTGTCTACATTATATACTAAGGCAGATAATAAAATCAAAATATATATAATAGAAACAACAAAATCAGAACAGACAATACAACATTTTGGAGCCAGCGATGCTTGGAGTATGCGTTTTATTGGTTTATGGCCTCAAGATCAACAGAATAAAATAGCTGATTGGCTATTTAGTATGGATTACGATTCAACAGGTAAACCTAAAGGAATCGGATTGTCAATATGGCGATTTAATCTTGGAGCAGGTTCTTTGGAACAAGGTGATAAATCTCAAATAAATTCAAATACACGTACAGATTGTTTCTTACAATCTGATAAATCTTATGACTGGAGCAAACAAGAAGGTCAAAGACATTTCCTGAAATTGGCTAAAGATAGAGGAGTATGCCATTTTTTAGCTTTTATGAATTCAGTACCGGTTTACTATACAAAGAATGGACTGGCTACAAATACAGGGCGTGGAGCTACAGCAAATATTAAAGATAAATGTTATGGTGATGTAGCACGTTTTGTTGCAAAGTCATTAAAAGGCATAGAACAACATGATGGAATACATTTTGATTATCTAAGTCCGGTGAATGAACCTGATGGCAGCTGGAACTGGTTAGGGCCAAAGCAAGAAGGTTCACCGGCAACTAATAGAGAGATTGTAAGGCTTGTTAAAGAAATCAGCAAACAATTTGTAAAGCACAATATTAAGACCCAAATAATAGTAAATGAAAGTTCAGATTTACGATGTTTAATCGGTATCCATGATACCGATTGGCAACGTGGTAATACAATAAATACATTATTTTCTAAAGATAGTACTAAGACATATATTGGAGCTACACCCAATATTCCCAATATTATGGCTGGGCATAGTTATTGGACTAATACACCTTTACAGTATATGAAGGATATTCGTTCAGCATTGAGAGATTCTTTGAGAAATAAAGGCCTAGGATATTGGCAGACGGAGATATGCATAATGAATAACGATCAGGAAATTGGCGGTGGTGGCGGATTTGATTTTTCTATGAAGACAGCACTATATGTAGCAAGAATAATACATCATGATCTCGTTTTTGCTGATGCACAGAGTTGGTCATGGTGGAGGGCTGTAGGAGAAGATTACAAAGACGGATTAATAAGAGCTTATAGCAGTGATGGCATGAAAAGCGGAAGTGTAGTCGACTCTAAATTGATGTGGGCTTTAGGTAACTATAGTAGGTTTATACGCCCAGGAGCTATTCGTCATGATATTATGGCCATAGATTCTGTTGGAAAAGAAATACCTGAAGGATATAATGATGTTAAAGGCATAATGTGTTCTGCATATTTGAATACAGATGGTAAATGGGTAGTTGTTGCAATCAACTATTCGGAACAATCAAAACCGTTTGCATTAAGTATGGATAATTCTGAAAGTATAAAATGGAAAATGTACAGAACTTCTGACGTAACATCTGAGAATCTTACTCCTGTTGATACATATGATGCATCTAATTGTAATCTTATTCCGCGTTCAATAACAACATTTGTCTCTGAATAA
- a CDS encoding beta-galactosidase, whose protein sequence is MEIKKTIKICLLSFLLLSPFMHVNASNNVKVSTFAVGENTFLLDGHPFVVKAAEVHYPRIPRAYWEHRIKMCKALGMNTICIYVFWNIHEPQENHFDFTGNNDLAEFCRLVKKNGMYVIVRPGPYVCAEWEMGGLPWWLLKKKDIALREQDPYFMKRVEIFEKEVGKQLAPLTIQNGGPIIMVQVENEYGSYGENKPYVSAIRDIVKKSGFDKVTLFQCDWSSNFTKNGLDDLVWTMNFGTGANIDEQFKLLGKLRPNAPKMCSEFWSGWFDKWGARHETRPSSEMVAGIDEMLSKGISFSLYMTHGGTSFGHWAGANSPGFAPDVTSYDYDAPINEYGMPTPKFWELRKTMEKYNDGKKLPAVPKSPISIINIPKFSLSEHSNLLNGMDSIAITNNSDKMLTFEDMNMGWGSMVYIADLPETKSNSILTLNECHDYSRIFINGKYIGTIDRVKNEKSIELPPIAKNSMIQVFVEGMGRINFGRAIKDYKGITKDVTITTDNGNVQTTYKPKNWINIRIKDDYTQALKAFEMSNKQIDLVIDKSISVSMFNGIESLKTEKWLDNINKPGYYRGYFNLKKVGDTFLNMEAFGKGLVYVNGHSLGRFWNIGPQQTLYLPGCWLKKGRNEVIVLDVIGPKGSPVCYGQNKPELDKLNLERSSNIKKPELKKEYLVASGSFEAGNGWQKVKFNTLSTGRYLVIEGLNSQEGKEKASIAELYALDANGKRLSRESWTIKYADSEDVSNGNKTADKVFDLQESTYWATQSGVSFPHVLVVDMGSSNSVSGIEYLPRAEQGAPGSIKNYNIYITNDL, encoded by the coding sequence ATGGAAATAAAAAAGACGATCAAAATCTGCTTATTAAGTTTTCTGTTATTATCACCTTTCATGCATGTTAATGCGTCAAACAATGTTAAGGTTTCAACCTTTGCGGTAGGTGAAAATACATTTCTTCTTGATGGACATCCATTTGTGGTAAAAGCCGCTGAGGTGCATTATCCAAGAATACCTCGCGCTTATTGGGAACATCGGATAAAAATGTGTAAGGCATTGGGAATGAATACGATTTGCATATATGTCTTTTGGAATATACACGAGCCGCAGGAAAATCATTTTGATTTTACCGGTAACAATGATTTGGCAGAATTTTGCAGACTTGTAAAGAAAAACGGAATGTACGTAATAGTGCGTCCCGGACCATATGTCTGTGCTGAATGGGAGATGGGTGGACTGCCATGGTGGTTGCTTAAAAAGAAAGATATTGCTTTACGCGAACAGGATCCTTACTTTATGAAGCGTGTAGAAATATTCGAAAAAGAAGTAGGTAAACAATTAGCTCCATTAACGATTCAGAACGGCGGACCGATTATTATGGTTCAAGTTGAGAATGAATATGGCTCGTATGGTGAGAATAAACCTTATGTGTCTGCTATACGAGATATTGTAAAAAAATCGGGATTTGATAAAGTAACTCTGTTTCAATGTGATTGGTCCAGCAACTTTACAAAGAATGGACTTGATGATTTGGTCTGGACAATGAATTTTGGTACAGGTGCTAATATAGACGAACAGTTTAAACTGCTTGGCAAACTACGTCCAAATGCTCCAAAAATGTGTTCTGAGTTTTGGAGTGGATGGTTTGATAAGTGGGGCGCACGTCATGAGACACGCCCCTCTTCCGAGATGGTTGCCGGAATTGACGAGATGTTGTCTAAAGGTATATCCTTTTCTCTATATATGACTCATGGTGGAACCAGCTTTGGGCATTGGGCAGGTGCTAATAGTCCTGGATTTGCTCCTGATGTAACATCCTACGACTATGATGCTCCAATAAATGAATATGGTATGCCAACTCCAAAATTTTGGGAATTACGTAAAACAATGGAGAAATATAATGATGGTAAGAAATTGCCTGCTGTTCCTAAATCTCCTATTAGTATAATAAATATACCTAAATTTAGTTTGTCAGAGCACTCTAATTTATTGAATGGCATGGATAGCATTGCTATTACAAACAATTCAGACAAGATGCTTACCTTTGAGGATATGAATATGGGGTGGGGATCTATGGTATATATTGCTGATCTACCAGAGACTAAGTCTAATAGCATTCTAACTTTAAATGAATGCCATGATTATTCCAGAATATTTATTAATGGTAAATACATTGGAACAATAGATCGAGTAAAGAATGAAAAATCAATAGAGTTGCCACCAATAGCTAAAAATTCAATGATTCAGGTATTTGTTGAAGGTATGGGTCGTATCAATTTTGGAAGAGCAATAAAAGATTATAAGGGTATAACAAAGGATGTAACTATTACAACCGATAATGGGAATGTACAAACTACCTACAAGCCAAAAAATTGGATTAATATACGCATTAAGGATGATTATACTCAGGCATTAAAGGCTTTTGAGATGAGCAATAAACAAATAGATTTGGTAATAGATAAAAGTATTTCTGTTTCTATGTTTAATGGGATTGAAAGCTTGAAGACAGAAAAATGGTTGGACAATATTAATAAACCAGGTTATTACAGAGGGTATTTTAATCTCAAAAAAGTAGGAGATACGTTCTTGAATATGGAGGCTTTCGGTAAGGGATTAGTATATGTTAATGGTCATTCTTTAGGACGTTTTTGGAACATAGGTCCACAGCAGACATTATATTTGCCTGGATGTTGGTTAAAAAAGGGGCGCAATGAGGTTATCGTACTAGACGTAATAGGTCCTAAAGGAAGTCCTGTATGTTATGGGCAAAATAAGCCGGAATTAGATAAACTGAATTTGGAACGCTCATCAAATATAAAAAAACCTGAATTGAAAAAAGAATATTTGGTAGCGAGTGGTAGTTTTGAAGCCGGCAATGGTTGGCAGAAAGTAAAATTCAACACACTATCTACTGGTCGTTATCTCGTTATAGAAGGATTAAATAGCCAAGAAGGTAAAGAAAAGGCCAGTATCGCTGAGTTGTACGCTCTGGATGCCAATGGTAAAAGGTTGAGTCGTGAGTCATGGACAATAAAGTATGCAGATAGTGAGGATGTATCTAATGGGAATAAAACAGCCGATAAAGTTTTTGATTTGCAAGAGAGTACTTATTGGGCTACGCAAAGTGGAGTTTCATTTCCTCATGTGCTAGTTGTTGATATGGGGTCTTCTAACTCAGTATCTGGTATCGAATACCTTCCAAGGGCTGAGCAGGGAGCACCAGGTAGTATAAAAAATTATAATATATATATAACAAACGATCTGTAA